TCTTGTAATGCCTGATCTGATTACCGCATCTAATTGCCTGCTGTTGTCCTCACATCTAGTTGCTGTCTTGTGGCTTCACTTCTCACTGCTCATGTTAACTTTAGTCCAATGAGTTGTCAGAGATTCCTCACCTGAATTGCTTCAATTCAATAACCTTCTCCTTGGAATGATGTTTTCACTGACATACACAAGAACAGGCTTGGCCAACATGTGTGGTTTCAGTGTTACCTCTTTCCCCATAACTCTGTCAAGATACATCCATACACAAACATttacttttctgtattttttttgaaCCAGTATTGAATTAGTTTTGCAGATTGATATTTATACCCCAAGGTATTTAAACGAATTTTCTTGTTCTGTTATTGTTCATTATTTTTGCTCTTCGTGAATGTTTCACTTCCACTGCCATTAGCTTTGTTTTGTTTACAGGCTATAAGTTTGCAAAAAGTTACTCAATGTAAACACGTATTCTCCCATAGCGCTTTTACTGTCTCCTAGGAGAACCTGGGCGTCCACAAATAAAATAGTGGTAACACGTTTGATCTTTCACAGCTGAATCTCCTTGGAGGTTTCAGAATTCCATTAATCGATTAGTCTGAAACTTAGTAGTTTCTCCGTGTCGACTGGTGAGAGACCACACACCTGTATTAGTCCCTGATTTACAATCAAAAACTCTTCGTCTATACTAGTTTTAGACTTTTCTAACAGTGACCTAATGGCACTCAACATATTCATAGTTTCATTCTAGTCCGTAATTCCACTGATTCATGCTTTCTATCTTATCGTAGGTCTTCCCATAGTGTGGGAGAAGTAAAAATTTAAACGAATGTCGCTTTTTTTCAAGACCTAGATTCGCGAAGGTTGCAACGTTCCTCTCGTAAAACTGTGTCTGCTTTTCGCTGGAGTTTCCTAGTAATGACACATGAATATTTTTTATAACGCTGTTCTACGTCCCTTAAAATCAACCGAGACTGTGTGACAAGTGCAGACGTGTTGTGTGTGGTCCGCAGGCCCACAAGAAGTGGTACCAGCAGTACCGCTACTCCTCAGCGGACCTGGACCCCCTGGGCTGCCTCATCCTCACACAGGACCCTGGCGAGGCTGCTAACCAGATGACGCTCAGCGGTGCCTTCAGCCAGGATCCATCGTGAGTACCTCCATACTGAATCAGTAGAAGACGTCCATTGCTATGGCGACGGAAATCTCTTTATATTGACTCAAATAATGATTGAGTCTTCCTTACATTTAGCTCAATGGTTAAGCACCAGACTACAAGTCCAAAGCAGCTTCAGGGGCTGAATAAGTCTGTGTCCCTGATCGGAACTCAAACCCGAGGGCAAATGCTCAACCGAGTTGAGGCTCGTAGTGAACCTATCTAGACAGCTCAGTCTCTAAAGCATATGCCCGCGACAGGCAAAAAACTTTGGCGTACGTGTATCGGCCTGGCAATtcgttttaacctgtcaggaactTTCACTTCATCGGACAATTCACATTCATTCTGGATACAGATCTGAATTTTGGTCTGCAGTCGGTCCTAGGACTTTTTATATCATTTACTGCTTCTATCACCTTCGGAAGCGTTGACTGTGACTGCGAGATCAAGCTGAACTGCAGGTCTCCCTATATCTCGATAACTTCAAAGGTCGGAAGAACGCAAGACAAAACCACTCCCAACAGCACCATGAAAAGTAAATCGTTGAAGTTTTCAATGGTTCAGATTGTGGCCGTCATTATATATCTGAAAAACAAGCTGAAAATTGATATAAATGAAGGATTtttattttagaagaaataaaTGCAGGATTAAATATATAATCGAATACAAGTTCCTTTGAGGCCAAGCCGTTGAAGAcctaaaatgatttagaaaaaagcGGGAAAACGTGTGTCAGAACATCACTTACAAAATTAATCGCTACTCCTAAAGAATATGATTCGTGTTTTGTCACGATACGACACgacatgaaaaatttggagtaggaattaaaatccatggagaataaataaaaactttgaggtatgccgatgacattgtagttctgtcagagacagcaaagggcctggaagagaagttgaacggaatggacagtgtcttcaaaggagaatataagatgaacattaacaaatgcaaaacgagaataatggaatgcagtcttattagatcaggtgacgctgagggaattatatcaggaaatgagacacttaaagtagtagatgagttttgctacttagggagcaaaataagtgatgatggtcgaagtagagagagtataaaatgtagactgctaacggcatgaaaagcgtttctgaatgagagaagttcgttaacatcgagtatagatttaggtgtcagggagtcttttctgtaggtatttgtatggagtgtagccatttatgcatgtgaaacatggacgaaaaatggtttagacaagaagagaatagaagctttcgaaatgtggtgctaaagaagaatgctgaagattagatgggtagatcacccaAGTAACGAGAAGGTACtgcacagaattggggagaagaggaatttgtggcgcaacttaaaTGGAAGAAAAGATCAATTGggacgacatgttctgaggcatcaacgaatcaccaagttagtattggagggcagcttggagggtaaaaatcgtagaggaagtccaagagatgaatacaccaagcaaattcagaaggttgtagggtgcagtagttactaagagatgaagaagcttgcccgggatagagtagcatggagagctgcatcaaaccagtctcaggactgaagaccacaacaacaacaaccacaacagcaCGACATTTACGACAACTGAGAAATACTGACGACTGTCGAATATTGACAAACGAGAAATTACAAAAGTGAGGAATGTTCTGTAACGTAACGTCATCATTATTTATGACGTAAAGTCTCCAGTCTCAACACGAAGGTGCAGACGCACGCTGACAACAGTAGAACTGACGTTTTTACTTCCTTTAATTAGCAAGTCTATTTCATCAGTAATCATCAGTTTGAGAAATGACTAATCTGATGGAAAGAATAATATAGAATACAGAAGAAGAATAATAAAAGGAGTAGAAAACTAATTTTACCCAACAGGATAGGTTTTGAGACTTTCACCGACGGTTGTGGTGCAAGTAATTAATTATGTGCCTACTTAAGGTGCGGTAGAATACCTATTAGAAAGGTCTTAGTTCGTTGTCTAAAATCAAAAAATCGTACCTTCTCCTGCATTCGCGTTACTGTAATACATATGTGTAAATATACTGTTTTATAGTGAAACTATAGCTAGTTATGAACGCGTCGTTTCAGAGCTCCTGTCACCGCCGACGTCACTATCGATGGAAACAGACTTCACAGTACCTACTACGGCACGTGTGAGTACCTGTAATTTATTTCATCACCAAGTAATCAGATACGTTATTTATTGCTGTACAGTGATGAGACAAACTGAGAACATTTTTCTTACTTGTGTTCGTCTACGATAAAATTTTTGCTGTTTTGCAACTTGTTCCATAATCTTATAAATGAGTTACCTACCAGTTCGACACGTATGTTCCAGACGGTGAAATGTTGACTGCTGAACGTAACCTCGTCTATGGAAGCGCAGACATCTTCATCGAACACTTCTGCATGGAAAGTGGCGGTAAGCTGCACATTTATACCTCACGACTGCAGAAATCTTCTGTCATAAAGTTAGTGGTGCTGGTAAATGTTTCCAACATCACTCGTATTACTGCATAAGGAAACTGAAATTCACATCTGTCCCTAGTCAACAATATTCGCAGACTTATAGAACCTTTGGAACGCAAGCCTACGAAAGAAAAAAGCGTTTCCACAGTGTATTTCGTCTGTCAGTCAATTTGTTAGACCATATTTACAACCAGTAACCAGAGGTATCTGCTGTAATTATATGCTGCACAGCTGCAGGTGATGAAGGAAAAGTTTGACAGAAGTTCAGCATACAGGTGAGGGCTACATACGAAAAGAGTATTTTTGACGCTGTCGCGTATATTTTTAGCGTAACAATGTGTCAGCACAAAACGCTACAAGCATTGAATCTGTATGGTCAGTGTGAAGGAGACTGTATTAAAAATTCTATTATTTTACCCTCACGCAGGCAGGTGTCCCGTATTAATTATTACGTTATTTTGTGCTATGAACTAAGTAGCATTACCTTTTCTTATGACTCCAGACATTGAAGATTACATGAATGTTTTCTTACAGCTATATCCATACTCTAATCTGCCTTTCACTGCGTGACGGAGGGTTCTTTGCGTATCACTAACAGTTCTGCCTGttactgttccattcgcgaatgatgcGCGCTAAGGACGACCTTCTTTAAGCCTCCTTCTGAAATCGATTTTCCCACTGCTATCACTATCATTATTCGATATTAAGAATGTAGCTTGAAGATATTCGTAGCCTTGAGACACATACTCATTTTTGTTGCGAATAGTGAAAATGGTTGCAGGGCTCATATAGTAAGACTTGCATGGAAGTTTCAATCAGCAGTGTACTGCAGTGCTCCTCTGGACATACTTACATCAAGACTATACATTGTGGCTGTGCGTTTTGAATATCTGGACATCGTCTCTATTAAAACGTAATTCAGAAAACCATGTGTGGAAATTTGACACTGTAACATCCGTGTAAAGCATAGGCATTTTAGAGGGAGACGGGTGATAAAATTAAGTTTGGCAATCTAAACTCGATGTGGAAAGCAAAAAACGTAAACCCTAAGGGGACAACAGGCTTAGATTTACGCGGATACATCTTGACAATGTTTTCAAATGCTGCTGTTAAGGTTCTCATGCTGTATGTAAGCTACATTATTGAAGTATGCATattccttctttttctttgttcATGTTACCCGTTGCATAGCTTTAACTCATACTTAACATTCTATGGAAAAACAGGTGCAAGTGGCTATTTATTTTTCCAACTTTTTCAGATGAGATGACATTCATCTTCACCACTGCCGAGAATCCAAGTGACGATCTGGTCAACCAGATATGGACTGAGGTCGACGCTCGCCCTGAAATCGACAGATCCAAATTCCAGAAAGTCAGTTGTTAACCGTTGTCGatctctgaacgtaaataaaacaACTTCAGTATAAACTATCATTGTGTTTAATTGTATTTCATACTCCTTACCTTTGCTGACGGTGTTTGGCATGTAAGTGTTTAACATTCGTTTCTGAAAGAGGATACTCTCCAAAGGAAGGTATCGTCGATTAAGGATTTTTTATCATAATATACACCTCGACATTGTAAATAAACTTGAAGGACAGACAAGTTATTCGTGGTGTGGCCTCAGAGTTGgtgtgaatctgaaccaggttgtACAGTACAACACAGCTAACAGGAGTCGTCATCATAAAACGACCAAATATACACACTTCTTTAGTTACTTGTCATTACTCTCATAGATCACACACTAGGAATTTCTAAAACTTGACATCGTAAAGTGTGGGAGATACGGAATATATATTGTTTATTATGAATGTTAATGGTCTTGTAcgcaagatgaaaaaccaattctTTTTTATTAGCAGCCAACCTCAGATCATGCACACACTACAACTAGTTCCTAAATACAGAACCACTTTACTTTCTACTCATATAACTTTACATTATAATCAAGACCACAGCAATTGATAATGCACTAAGGAAGTTGGTGAAACTATGGAATCATAGAGACGTTGCATTTTTGAGAAACGTAATACACACTTGTGTAtaacttacaaaataaataaaacgaataTGTAGCCTGGTAGACGTGAGAGTGAGTTATAGCAACGAGTTATAATTTCTGAAATACGACATTACTTTTTTCTGTAGTGGGGATGGTGTTCTGAAACCACGGACATTACAGCTGagatcaaatttttgtgtttcaattaGGGAGCTAGACATGTTCAGAGTTTTAATCGTGGTTGCAACGTACTGTACATAAGTGGCTGtgttgagatacactcctggaaatggaaaaaagaacacattgacaccggtgtcagacccaacatacttgctccggacactgcgagagggctgtacaagcaatgatcacacgcacggcacagcggacacaccaggaaccgcggtgttggccgtcgaatggcgctagctgcgcagcatttgtgcaccgccgccgtcagtgtcagccagtttggcgtggcatacggagctccatcgcagtctttaacactggtagtatgccacgacagcgtggacgtgaactatatgtgcagtcgacggactttgagctagggcgtatagtgggcatgcgggaggccgggtggacgtaccgccgaattgctcaacacgtggggcgtgaggtctccacagtacatcgatgttgtcgccagtggtcggcggaaggtgcacgtgcccgtcgacctgggaccggaccgcagcgacgcacggatgcacgccaagaccgtaggatcctacgcagtgccgtaggggaccgcaccgccacttcccagcaaattagggacactgttgctcctggggtatcggcgaggaccattcgcaaccgtctccatgaagctgggctacggtcccgcacaccgttaggccgtcttccgctcacgccccaacatcgtgcagcccgcctccagtggtgtcgcgacaggcgtgaatggagggacgaatggagacgtgtcgtcttcagcgatgagagtcgcttctgccttggtgccaatgatggtcgtatgcgtgtttggcgccgtgcaggtgagcgccacaatcaggactgcatacgaccgaggcacacagggccaacacccggcatcatggtgtggggagcgatctcctacactggccgtacaccactggtgatcgtcgaggggacactgaatagtgcacggtacatccaaaccgtcatcgaacccatcgttctaccattcctagaccggcaagggaacttgctgttccaacaggacaatgcacgtccgcatgtatcccgtgccacccaacgtgctctagaaggtgtaagtcaactaccctggctagcaagatctccggatctgtcccccattgagcatgtttgggactggatgaagcgtcgtctcacgcggtctgcacgtccagcacgaacgctggtccaactgaggcgccaggtggaaatggcatggcaagccgttccacaggactacatccagcatctctacgatcgtctccatgggagaatagcagcctgcattgctgcgaaaggtggatatacactgtactagtgccgacattgtgcatgctctgttgcctgtgtctatgtgcctgtggttctgtcagtgtgatcatgtgatgtatctgaccccaggaatgtgtcaataaagtttccccttcctgggacaatgaattcacagtgttcttatttcaatttccaggagtgtatatgttctgGTAGCGGAATGTTCTATTAAATAAGCTGTTCAAACAAGTGGCCATTCTCCGGAAAGAACAACTAAATGCGTCTTCTAAACGAGATACAGACGAATCGGAAGTCTGTTGCCATTGAGCAAAAAGCTTTATAGGTGCGCTGCTTGAACTCCTCTGGAGTATTAAGGAGTAGCTCGCAGAATCCCCTCGATTTATCATCATGAGATTTTTTGATGTGGAGTTTTCTAATGAATCGTAATTATCTCCTACTCCGCAATCCCAATGTAATTTGAACTGGGCACCGAGAACCATCTGACAGAGGTATATTTCTCACAAAAAACGGTCATGTCATCAGCAATGGACGTAGTGAAGTGTAATTTGCCACATGAGCACATCTCCAGATCCGTTGATGGGAAATTTTATTCACTCAATTACTCTATCAGCATCTGAAGAAGAGGGTGTAAGCCATCGTACTAGTTACAGAATATGTTGAAAATAGTGGTGCTAAGACATGTTTCAGTTTATAATATATTAATTAACTGAGTGTCCAGTGTTGCCTcggtacgtatttattccaataTTCTTTTagtacatctcctccttccccactctctgtccatctcacttTTTCcctttccctctgtccatcttctcttccccatCTCTCTACCATTTCCACGTCCCAAAtctcgctgtccatctcctcctcctcctcctcctccacctctctatTTTTTTCTCCCCTCTATCTGTCCTTTCCTCCTCACTTCTTctcgtccatctcatcctccccatgtccctgtccatctcctcccctttcctttcactGCCTTCTTCTcgtcctctctctctgttcatctgcttcTCTTTCCTTTATCTAGTACTTATCTCCTCCCCTCTTTCCGTCcatctcctctcctcctccccctatgcaatccatctcttcctcttcccccccccccctttggttcGTTTCCTTCTCTTcgctttctctatctcctcatctcTCCTCTGTCTGTGAATCTCctcattttctttccatttcccctTCCACTCTCTCGTCTATCTGCTCCACCCCCTagtatgtccatctcctccactctgaTTGTTCAACTCTTCCTCACCTATTCTCTCATCACTATTTCACACTCACGCCAATAGGAGGTttctggttcttacccccacaataCTGCTCTCCACACATTGGtgttccagacagtaagtgacatttgtaccaagtttggttgaaatcagtccagtggcttaggaggagatatggaatatACATACATTCATACGTTTTTATGATATGTATCTACACAGTACAGAGCTGAAGCATTGTAAATACTGAACCGTgagtttactttcaaaaccttttcttaaagaatttactttatttactaacgattcatcaagaacattaacacatttaatcacaataTGAGAGCGTGGAAgctgttgccagtgggtaactgatggaaaagaaataaaatttcaacaaatggaaatttattcataaaagcattttcaaaaacaaatttaaaaataataagcaGAAAAGCAAattcgaaatatcaagttacaattttatttagaggtagaaagaacaatattgacagtatgagccttcgagctgagaagcttgccgctccctttttaacacggccgtagttacgaccgctcacaacaacctctgaaagactacactggcgcaaatgtgcaacacaccagattactttaaactaaaaattttaacaactcacacaaacacattaactatgcccccgtaagagggatggaaatggtgcaaacacacacactaagaaattatttgtcaccgaaagtgcaatttgtttttaaaaggactcttatggtggaagggtggcaaatctataaaaatgactatttaaataaaacccatgaatttcagacttacataaaatgtacaacatgctctacatgacacatataccgcctcgccagatgataggcaagataaaacatATTTTAGGAATTCGGCCtgtacaccttaattctataaattcgttaacaccgaatccgacaaacgtgacagaggcagctattaacgtatggcagattgacagggggattactgaacaacccgaaccgcagattgctctaaccctccccaactccaaaagggaaaaacggaccacctaaATTCACAAATAAccgccttcccgcgggtgggcaaacggagaagaatggtgggacgcccccaaaacaaagcggctggtgacctcaccaagaaaacaagtagaatgtaagtagtaaatgaaacaacatatctccaatcacttaacttctaataaactgcaatttctggcgaagacctggcgcagaacCCCCAATGCTctctcgaaccgtccgctgccagccgcttcaacggacgcaggaaggcgcgccaatctcccgtctcacggcgtcgcagctcgccccggccagcccgatgtcaggggttgactcctgttgctgtcGTGTCGGcggcgaagccactacccctttctatacggcgcggctcACTAGACTCActtggggacctcacatgcgccgacgctcagggcggacaagtcatcttgtgtctcagtgcgcgaccgaccaaccgaccgatcctaCCGCCAATGACAGTTgcccgagcagactggcgg
This sequence is a window from Schistocerca serialis cubense isolate TAMUIC-IGC-003099 chromosome 7, iqSchSeri2.2, whole genome shotgun sequence. Protein-coding genes within it:
- the LOC126412430 gene encoding uncharacterized protein LOC126412430, producing the protein MMASSLLLVPLLLAGAVLANTCTLPDASTETFSVTTAHKKWYQQYRYSSADLDPLGCLILTQDPGEAANQMTLSGAFSQDPSAPVTADVTIDGNRLHSTYYGTYGEMLTAERNLVYGSADIFIEHFCMESGDEMTFIFTTAENPSDDLVNQIWTEVDARPEIDRSKFQKVSC